In the genome of Brachypodium distachyon strain Bd21 chromosome 3, Brachypodium_distachyon_v3.0, whole genome shotgun sequence, the window CGCTGGAGGAtgtggagagggagagaggggcggcggcaagatgcggaagagggggagaggaggccgagcTTCCacgaggggcggcggcggcaagacgcggaggagggggggaggaggctgagaggggcggcggcggctcggtgAGGAGGATGAGTTTGTATCGGGtctgagatttttttttcttcggagGTGGGGAAGAGACGTGCGGATGCGGTGGCATCGATCGTAATTCGATGGAGTTTGCCTGTCCCTCCAAGGGGTTGGAGGACGTATGAGggacgcacgcacgcacgtaaGTGTGGTTTAAAGAGtaggttttctttttgaggggAGCTTAAAGAGTAGTAGTGAAGAAAGGAAGCCGGCATCTCTCTCTGTTTTGGAAGGCAGCGGTATCCTCCTGTGTCTTGGGCTGGAAGGCAGCGGTATCCTCCTGTGTCTTGGGCTGGAAGCCTGCGGCCATAGCCTCATCGCGGGCAGTAAACATGCTGGCCTGCTGGGCTTGTTGTATTCCAGTACCGGCCCAACTCTTCCCTCTGCAGCCGACACGACGTCCACTGGCCGTCGCGCCCGCGCTGCGCGTAGCAGGACCAGATTCTCCCGCTCGACTACTCGACGGCGGCAGCCGGCGCTAgggttcgccgccgccacttgACCCGTGAGCATCTCGCGGTCTCCCCGCTGATTTCAGTCCGTCTTTCCGGATGCTCACTTCCCCGGTATACTTCTCTTCCCGTGTTTCTGCAGAGGCAGCGGAATGAATCCCCCAATGGAGGCGGCTGCCGCtcccgccgtcgcctcctccggcTACGAACTGCGTTGCTCGCTCAACCCCGCGCCGAAGCAGGAGAGGCGGAGCGCGCGGGTGGGCTTCTCGACCAAGCGGCCGCCCTGTGCCGTGAACTGCAGGGGGTTGCTGCTCCGTCCGAGCTCTCGCGTTTACGTCGCGGCATCGGCATCGAAATCGGCGGTGATGGATAACGGCCCTGGGGATTCCCGTGTCAGGAGGAAGAGGCTCGCAGTGTTTGTGTCTGGCGGGGGCTCGAACTTCCGGTCGATCCACGAGGCCGCTCTGGGTGGACGGGTGAATGGCGTTGTGGTTGCGCTCGTCACTGATAAGCCAGGTGATGTGCTTGCTTCCGCGCTACTTTGGTTCTTTGAGTTGAAGTGCTCTGCTGGCGATTGGTGGTTCTGATGCAGGGGAATTTATTATTGCAGGCTGTGGCGGTGCAGAGCATGCGAGGTGCAATGGCATACCGGTGATCCTTTTTCCGAAGTCGAAATCATCACCTGAGGGGGTGTCACTTACTGAACTCTTGAATGCTCTTAGGTTGGTTCTGTTGATTCTTCTCTGGGCCATGGTTCTCAGTTTGTAGTTTCATGCTCATTTTACAGAGAAAACATATAATAATGTTgcagagattttttttattatttattgaTAATTCCCTTTCTGTACCTCACATATCATGGTTTGATTCATTCAGTGGACTGACATTACTTGAAATTCTTACAAATGTGCCATGTCTGTTTGTATTGTCTGTAAACTTTGTTAATATTGCTATCTCATTTGGATGGCTGGAAGTTTTTCCTATCCACTAGCGATACATGATTAAGTTTCTTTGCTGATCTCTCAAGGAAACCTAATGTACACCGATTTTTTTACTCTGTGCTGCCAAAAGTGGCCACATGTGTGCCTCTCAAGAGTCTAGAACTCAGGATTGTATTTCACATCGCACACATTAGGTCTTAACTTATGCTTATGTCTACTGTTGATCAGGAATCTCAAGGTAGACCTCATTCTACTTGCTGGTTACATGAAGCTTATACCTGTTGAGCTAGTTCAGGCATATCCAAGATCGATACTGAATATCCATCCTTCACTCCTCCCGGCCTTTGGAGGCAAGGGTTACTACGGTTTGAAGGTGCATAAAGCGGTCATTGCATCTGGAGCCAGGTACTTCAAAGTTTGTCTACCACCTACAACAATTAAACACTACCCTGGAAAATGACATCTTTCAATTTCCTCATTTTTTTACTTGGTGTCATGCATACATAAGGAAAACCCTCGGGGGACAGGCATTGTTGTTTGCAACCAGTACTAATGTTATTTGTTTAGTGAGGGCACTGGGTCCTAAATTACTGAAGTTCTTCACCTTCCAGAAAacttatttgttttatttcacTATATTTCCTAATCACTTACAGGTACTCAGGGCCAACTGTGCACTTTGTCGATGAGCAGTACGACACAGGAAAAACTTTAGCTCAGCGGGCTGTGCCTGTTTTAGCCAATGATACTCCGGAGAAATTGGCAGCAAGGGTTCTTCATGAGGTAACATCCTACACATAGCTGATATTTGTTCCATTGCTACACGGTACTTTATCCTAGTGTTTCAAAAATCTTAGCTACTAACCATCCATTCAGGCTATCTATTATTTTGCTGATTTATTAATCCAAAACTTCAGGAACACCAAGTTTATGTTGATGCAGTTGCTGCCTTCTGCGAGAATCGAATCGTGTGGCGGGAAGACGGTGTCCCAATCATCAGAAGCCGGAGAAACCCCGATGAGTATACCTAATTCATTATGGCTGCCTCAACTCTCAGGGATTCCCCGAAAACGAATGAAGTTTGTAGGACCCCTGACAATTTTCTCCAAGGCATGGAGGTAACTCTTACTGATTGGATAAATAACATGTCTGCAGCCAAAATAAATGTGTGCCTTGCAATCTTTTTCATAGTGTTCAACTTTACGATTGTTCTGTGCCTTGACTTCAACGTTAGTTGGTGTCTTAATTTTATATAACTTGCACTTTGATGTTATGATTTGATGAAGCCTGCCGGTTGCTGACTCTATCACGATTCTGGGTTCCATTATTCCCTTGGGCTTGATTTACCAAAATTGCTACAGCCTGCAGCTTATTCCCTTGGTCCTGATTTACCGCAATGGCTTCAGCCTGCAGCCAAATCAGTTAAAGAGGGAAGGAGTTGTCGGATTACACAACCTTCAATGTGTATCTGATCTCTGAGCTCCCATATATCCATATGTTCTAAAGATGCTAACACTTAGTTCAGTTGATGTTTTTCTTTGAGATGTTAAATTATTTCTTCACACGAGAGGGACAGAGGAAGGGAATGGTTTAAATGGCAGCCACTCTTAGAGAACCCTCTCGGATAGCAAGGTCTTGCCGTGTCTTCCTCATTTTGATTTTCGTTACTCCATTTAAGTATTGAGTTTGGGTTGTTAGATGATTCTTGGAGCAAGTAAGGTTGCTTCTTGTGTCTACCTCCTTCTCAATTTGTTTTAAGTCCTGGGGAAGATGGGTCAATGGCTAACCGTCCATTCAATCTGTGTTACTCCTAATCACAGATTGTAGTCATGGATGCCTACATTCACGAGTTTCAAACCACACTACATCCTATGATGGCACATGCAGAAACAAGATCGGAGGCCAAATCAGTTGCCATATCTAAAGAATACGGAAGCACATCCGCATCCAAAATTCTGCTTTAGTAGTACATCACAAGAATTAACATACAACTTTTTACATCATTTTTTTAGCACTGCATACTGAAATGCCAAATTGAGAGTCAAACAATTGCAGATGCCAACAGAAAAAGAAGTGAACTGCTTTTATTGCCCCTTGGCTTGCGATCCGTAGAAATAAACTTAGAACATTGTGTTTTAAGCATCAAGATCATCGAGGATACCTTGCAGACGTCAATATTTCTTCCTCCATAGTGTACTGTCTACTTGCTTCCTTAGTAACTCCTTCCATTGACATATAGCAAGTCTCAATTTGATCCTGATCGTGTCTCTTCGATGCACTATCATGTGGAGCATGCCTCTTGGTAGCTCTCAAATATTCAAGTGTCATCTCCACTTCCCTCATCGTAGGACTGTCTTCCCCCATCAATTTAGTGCACATTGTCGCTAGTGTGGCTACTTCTTGGACCTCTCCATCTTGCTCTTCCATGACTTGAGGATCTATTATCTCATCAAGGTTGCCTTCTGTGCGTAGTGAGATGAAGTGTGAAACAAGACTGACACCGCCGCCACAACGAAACACAGATGGTTTCTTCTTAGTTAGCAGTTCTATAAGAAGAactccaaaactgaaaacatcACTCTTGTCTGTTAAACGACCGGTATAATAGTACATGGGGTCTAGGTAGCCAATTGTTCCTTGCACAGCTGTAGTGACTCCTGTTTGATCGGTTGGGATATGCCTTGAAGCTCCAAAATCTGATACCTTTGCTGTGAAATTATCATCAAGAAGTATGTTGGCAGATTTAATATCCCTATGATATACTGGCATTGAAGCAGCCGAATGTAGGTAGGATATAGCTCTGGCGACTTCAAGCGCAATCCTTATTCGATCATCCCAGGAAAGTGAAGTTGGTCCTTCAGCATGAAGATGGTGATCAAGAGTTCCATTTGAAATGAACTCATAAACGAGTAATGGGACTTCTGTCTCTAGACAACATCCAATTAGCTTCACGACATTCCTATGGTTAATTTGGGAAAGAATTGCAACCTCATTTAGGAAGTCACTGATTTCTCTTTGTACGACAATCTTTGATTTCTTGATGGCAACAACCTGTAGGTCTAGAAGTCCTTTATACACAACGCCACGTtgtttgtggccttctgtagATCCAGCAGGGTAATGATCATCCTTTCACCAAAATCTCTCTTGTGCGATATTAGCTGTCGCAACAACAGCCCATGATTTTGCTTGAACAAtctttctttctgtttgtttGCCCTACTTGACTTGATTTTGCGTTTTATAAGGGGACTAACAAGTGctagaaacaaaataattgCGCCACCGCTGATCATTAGGCCTATGTTCAAACCTGTAAAATAGGATATCATGTATGAAAGAAGAGGTAACCATTTTGGAGGAGTAAAATTCTTCAGAAAAACCAAATTAATGATCATCACCAAAAAGGTGTTACTGTTACCTGTAAACAACTTCTTTGTTGTGACGCATCCCTGTTTTATCAATGGATCCCCGTAAGTTCCATCTGGACAGTGGCAATGGAAACTTCCTGGCATATTTATGCAGATTCCATAACATGGATATGCTTCCGGGTGTTTACACTCGTCAATGTCTGAGCAAGCCCGCATATAAATATGAACAAGCCATATGCTATTTAAAAATGTAGTCAGACTAATTGTAAGCATGAGAACCACCACAAAAATTTCCAGCTGATCCCGGAAAAGTGACAACATTATAAAGGAAGAAGTTAGCAATGGAACTCTACAAAGCTAATGAATCTGATCTTTATTCTGGTACCTTCACATCCATTTTGTTCAGAAGCATTGCCCTTGAAGTCAAGAGGGCATTGACAGTCATATCCTCCTTGTTTGTTCTTGCAATCGCCGTAACATGGATAGATATCCGGATAATCACATTCATTGATATCTTGTAATACCGCAACATCAGGACAAACTGAGTGTAAGTAATCAATTGCAGGTTCATGCAGGTAAGGAATGGGGAAAAAAAGGCAGATTCAGAGAGATAGCGGAAAAATGTGAAAGTTTTGGGTTTGGGTACTGGCAGAAGGTTCTCTTCTCCAAAATGCAACTTTCCACACCCATTGCTTTTCCATGTATACTTTTATAACATCGCAATTGCATTGTACTATAAAATTATCTACACTAACAAATTAAAATCTACTTACATTATTTTCGTATGGTCATTCAAGTTGAACCTCTTCTGTCAAAGTATTTTGAGCATTAAGATTTAAAAATAATTACTTTGAGCAGTGTATTACCGTAGCAGCCATCAGGGATGTATGGGTTGCCTTGGTAACCTTTAGAACAGTAGCAGTTATGCCCACTATGACTTTGCTGAGGACCAAACATGGTGTCGTAGTGCTGACAATAGCTGTGGTTACTGCGGCAGGAAGGCGAAGACCCATTGCTATGACATGCAGAGCTGCTGATCCTCCAGCCTAGCACCGCAGGGACCGTTTGACCATCAGGATCGAATTCCATCCTTTTAAAAGAATAGTCTGATTCCATTATGAAGACGTCGGCGAATCTATCTTCTGAATGACCGGGATCATTATCAAGCTTGTGAACCGGGAGTCCGTAGGACGTGCCTCCAGTATGGTTGACTGGCAGCAGCCGATGCCGGAGCAGCTCCCGGTTGCAACTATAGTGCCATTACCACCTACTGTACCATCCTCTTTTGGGCAGAAAGTACCGCAAGAGCTTGCAAGGGTGTCATTGTCCCGCAGGAGGACGACTTGGACGTCGCAGCCGATTGCTAGCAAGTCGTTCGTCATTTCCGCTAGGAAGTATGgcccggcggccgcggtgtGTCctgggccgccggcgcgccaTGCGCCGTTTGCGACTTTGGTGGTACCCGTCCACAAGTGGACGCTGCTGCCGTTGATACGTACCGTGCCGTTGGGGATGGAGATGTCGAGCACCTGCACGGTGCCGTCGCCGAGGAAGAGCCTGGGCGGGTGGTATGATTGGTTGCAGGTGAGGTTGAAACCGCCGCCGTGGTAGCATCCGGGCTCCACGCCGAACGGGTACTGGATGCTGATGTTGCCGCAGCTGCTAGTGCAACTCTTGGCAATGGCTGGCGCCGACGCTGCCGCGGCATCGATCAGGAGGAGCACTggaacagcaacagcagcgaGTATGGCAGCAACTCTAGTTGGCCTCACTACCCTCTCCATCTACAAAACAGAAATGATATATAGTAACTGAAGCCTGAAAGGTCTAATCCACGAATAATATATGCAAAGTAAGTAGGAAGATATTGTTAATCAACCACTACCATGCgcgtctcttttttttttggcaaggtTAGGGGAAGCAGGATGAACCTCAGCTTGTTAGAGCAAGTCCAAGAGAGCCCTTAAATTTGAGCCCCCAAATCCTTGTACGAGGAGTCCTTATaaagattttctcctcaaatttgttttatctCCAGCAGACTTTCTAAATCACACCTTTTATAATTTATTCATCTTTATTTTATCCATCTCTTTCATCTTTTGGAGGGGAGAGAAAGATTTCAATGCAATAGTTGGGATGGGGATTCCCCATCTGGCTCCTCAATTTAGGAGTTCTCAcgggcctttttttttccatcaaaaacctcaaatttgaatatagGGGATGGGATGGGGGGAGTGCTGGACTTGCTCTTCCTTCAATAATGCATAGGTCTAATAATAATAACTTTCTATATAATATAAGCTATCCGGAGCATCGTTTAGACTTTAGAGAACATGATTATCACGAGGGGATCTTATCTAGGCGTCGGAATAGTTAGTGCAGAATCATGATTTTCATCACACGGGCCACGTTCCAATCGAATTTTCGGCTGTTCAATGTACACACTTTATGTATGAAGAAATCGTCTGCATCGACTATGAACACGTTAGTCGTAGATGACCCCAGCAGGGTCGAAGTAGTTGAGCTTGTGACGGCTGAACGTGTAGGAGGCGCGGCCATCGACGATGGCTGCCAGGCAGCAGTGGATGCCAGAGCAGATTTCGCTGATGACTCTGTCCAGGCAGAAAGCAGAGCAGGAGCTGACCAGGAGTCCAGGCTGTCGTTCTCCCGCAAGACGGCAAGAGACCCTGGACGCGCTACCAGGTTGTTCTGCCTGTCTGCCGCAAGGAAGTATGGCCCATCATCGTCGGCGGAGAATCCTAGGCCGCGGGCCCGCCTCGTGCCGTTGGCGCCTTTGTGGAGGCCCAGCTCGAAGTTGACGCTTCTGCTTTTGGTGCGCATGGTGGCGTTGGGGATGGAGATGTCGAGCACCTGCACGGTGCCGTCGCCGAGGAAGAGCCTGGGCGGGTGGTAGCGGACGGGCTCCACGCCGGAGGGGTAAGGGATGCTGATGTTGCCGCAGCTGGTTGT includes:
- the LOC100841354 gene encoding phosphoribosylglycinamide formyltransferase, chloroplastic, producing the protein MNPPMEAAAAPAVASSGYELRCSLNPAPKQERRSARVGFSTKRPPCAVNCRGLLLRPSSRVYVAASASKSAVMDNGPGDSRVRRKRLAVFVSGGGSNFRSIHEAALGGRVNGVVVALVTDKPGCGGAEHARCNGIPVILFPKSKSSPEGVSLTELLNALRNLKVDLILLAGYMKLIPVELVQAYPRSILNIHPSLLPAFGGKGYYGLKVHKAVIASGARYSGPTVHFVDEQYDTGKTLAQRAVPVLANDTPEKLAARVLHEEHQVYVDAVAAFCENRIVWREDGVPIIRSRRNPDEYT